Proteins encoded by one window of Rutidosis leptorrhynchoides isolate AG116_Rl617_1_P2 chromosome 7, CSIRO_AGI_Rlap_v1, whole genome shotgun sequence:
- the LOC139857988 gene encoding cold shock protein 2-like produces the protein MAEAASTGVVVRFLDSKGFGFIKPDEGGDELFVHRSEIQSDGYRTLQEGQKVKFLVVDKNDKQQAVNVTALDGSKIERSRNRDGGRDGGYGSRRGGGGDGYGYRNSGGGGGGYNGNGGGFRSGGGGGGRECYNCGGVGHIARDCSSEVVSGGGGCYNCGGFGHLARECNRRGGNGGGGGGGGGGGCFNCGEVGHLARECTVRSGGGSGRGGGGGGGSYRSGGGGGKCFQCGELGHFARECPSNS, from the coding sequence ATGGCGGAAGCAGCATCAACAGGTGTTGTGGTTCGATTTCTCGATAGCAAGGGTTTCGGATTCATCAAACCAGATGAAGGCGGTGACGAGCTTTTCGTTCATCGATCCGAGATTCAATCGGATGGTTACCGGACTCTTCAGGAAGGTCAGAAAGTTAAATTTTTGGTTGTTGATAAAAACGATAAGCAACAAGCTGTTAATGTTACTGCTTTAGATGGATCTAAAATTGAAAGAAGTCGTAATCGTGACGGTGGCCGTGACGGTGGTTACGGCAGCCGTCGTGGTGGCGGTGGTGATGGATACGGTTACCGTAACAGTGGCGGCGGCGGCGGAGGTTATAATGGTAACGGCGGTGGTTTTAggtctggtggtggtggtggtggaagggagtgttataattgtggtggTGTTGGACACATAGCTAGGGATTGTAGCAGCGAGGTTGTCAGCGGCGGCGGCGGTTGTTATAACTGTGGAGGGTTTGGTCATTTAGCTAGGGAATGCAACCGACGTGGTGGTAATGGTGGCGGTGGCGGCGGAGGAGGCGGAGGCGGCTGTTTTAATTGTGGTGAGGTTGGACATTTGGCTAGAGAGTGTACTGTAAGAAGCGGTGGTGGTAGTGGACGTGGTGGCGGCGGTGGCGGCGGCAGTTATCGGTCAGGTGGTGGTGGTGGGAAGTGTTTCCAATGTGGAGAGCTAGGGCATTTTGCAAGGGAATGTCCATCGAATTCGTGA
- the LOC139856811 gene encoding oligopeptide transporter 7-like produces MKNFEEQEDDNNEIRLTTPLLQNTTRIDASTSHAPSPARDENSPIEQVALTVPVTDDPNIPVVTFRMWTLGTLACILLSFLNQFFWYRREPLSITAISAQIAVVPLGHLMAATITNRVFFSGKKYQFTLNPGPFNMKEHVLITIFANSGAGNPYAIHIVSAVKIFYGKTLTFWVSLIVVVTTQVLGFGWAGIFRRYLVEPAAMWWPQNLVQVSLFRALHEKEVRTKGSLTRNEFFLIAFICSFTYYVLPGYLFPMLTSLSWICWMFPKSVLAQQIGSGLHGLGVGAIGFDWSSISSYLGSPLASPWFATANIAVGYGLVTYVITPLAYWFNVYEAKRFPIFSDDLFTATGQSYNTSAIVDSNFHFDSDAYEKEGEIYLSIFFAMSYGVSFACLTATVVHVFVFHGRELWRLSKSAFQEKKMDVHSKLMRQYKQVPEWWFTCILVINILATLFVCEYYKSQLQLPWWAFLLACALAFFFTLPIGVITATTNQMPTLNVITEYIIGYLYPGYPVANMCFKVYGHISVKQGIAFLQDFKLGHYMKIPPRSMFMAQVCGTLVSALVHLGTSWWLMDTVPNICERALLSPSSPWTCPSDHVFYDASVIWGLIGPRRIFGDLGYYNSINWFFLAGALAPILVWLLHKAFPSQNWITLITTPVLLGATINMPPATSVNYNSWIIIAFLSGFVAYRYHHNWWARHNYVLSGALDAGLAFMGVLLYVSLDMEGVSLDWWGSKSDGCTLASCPTAAGIVVDGCPII; encoded by the exons ATGAAAAACTTTGAAGAACAAGAAGACGATAATAATGAAATCAGACTCACAACTCCACTTC TTCAGAACACAACCCGGATTGATGCTTCCACTTCCCACGCACCATCCCCGGCGCGTGACGAAAACTCTCCGATAGAGCAAGTCGCACTCACCGTACCCGTAACCGACGATCCGAATATACCGGTGGTTACGTTTCGTATGTGGACACTTGGAACACTCGCGTGTATTTTACTATCATTCTTGAACCAGTTTTTCTGGTACCGTCGTGAACCGCTTTCAATCACTGCAATTTCAGCGCAGATTGCGGTGGTCCCACTTGGTCATCTCATGGCTGCCACCATCACGAACCGGGTTTTTTTCAGTGGTAAAAAGTATCAATTTACACTCAATCCTGGACCGTTTAATATGAAAGAACATGTTTTGATTACGATTTTTGCGAATTCCGGTGCTGGGAATCCATATGCGATTCATATTGTGAGTGCTGTGAAGATATTTTATGGAAAGACGTTGACTTTTTGGGTTTCTTTGATTGTGGTGGTGACTACTCAGGTTTTGGGGTTCGGTTGGGCGGGTATTTTTCGACGGTATTTGGTGGAGCCCGCCGCTATGTGGTGGCCGCAGAATCTTGTTCAAGTTTCCTTATTTAG GGCATTACATGAGAAAGAAGTGAGAACTAAAGGATCGTTGACTCGTAACGAGTTCTTTCTCATTGCGTTTATATGTAGTTTCACTTATTATGTTCTCCCGGGTTATCTTTTTCCAATGCTGACATCACTTTCTTGGATATGTTGGATGTTTCCGAAATCTGTACTAGCCCAACAAATTGGGTCGGGTCTACATGGTCTTGGTGTTGGTGCAATTGGGTTTGATTGGTCTAGTATATCGTCTTATCTTGGTAGCCCGTTAGCTAGCCCATGGTTCGCTACGGCTAACATAGCTGTTGGTTATGGTCTAGTTACTTATGTTATAACGCCTTTAGCTTATTGGTTCAATGTTTATGAAGCTAAAAGGTTCCCAATATTCTCGGATGATCTTTTTACTGCCACGGGGCAATCGTATAACACCTCAGCTATTGTTGACTCGAATTTTCACTTTGACTCGGATGCTTATGAAAAAGAAGGTGAAATTTACCTTAGCATATTTTTTGCCATGAGTTATGGGGTTAGTTTCGCGTGTCTTACGGCCACTGTGGTTCACGTATTTGTGTTTCATGGAAG GGAGTTATGGCGGTTAAGCAAGTCGGCATTTCAAGAAAAGAAAATGGATGTACATAGCAAGCTTATGAGACAATACAAACAAGTTCCCGAATGGTGGTTCACTTGCATTCTCGTAATCAACATTTTAGCAACGTTGTTCGTTTGTGAATATTACAAAAGTCAACTTCAATTACCGTGGTGGGCGTTCTTGTTGGCTTGTGCACTTGCATTCTTTTTCACACTTCCTATTGGTGTCATCACTGCCACTACAAACCAG ATGCCAACGTTGAATGTGATAACTGAATACATCATAGGATACTTGTATCCAGGGTACCCTGTTGCAAACATGTGTTTTAAGGTTTACGGACACATTAGTGTGAAACAAGGTATCGCTTTTTTACAAGACTTCAAGCTCGGACATTACATGAAAATTCCCCCAAGATCAATGTTTATGGCTCAG GTATGCGGTACACTGGTATCGGCACTGGTGCACTTAGGAACCTCATGGTGGTTAATGGACACAGTCCCAAACATATGTGAACGCGCTTTGCTTTCCCCAAGTAGCCCCTGGACCTGCCCGAGTGACCATGTTTTCTACGATGCCTCTGTTATATGGGGTTTAATTGGGCCCCGCCGTATCTTTGGTGATCTGGGCTACTACAACTCGATAAACTGGTTCTTTTTAGCAGGTGCATTGGCCCCTATTCTAGTTTGGCTCTTACACAAAGCTTTCCCAAGTCAAAATTGGATTACACTCATTACAACACCTGTTCTTTTAGGTGCAACAATCAATATGCCACCAGCAACTTCTGTTAATTATAATAGTTGGATTATTATTGCGTTTTTGTCGGGTTTTGTGGCGTATAGATACCATCATAATTGGTGGGCCCGACATAATTACGTGTTGTCGGGTGCGTTAGATGCGGGGTTGGCGTTTATGGGTGTGTTGTTATATGTTAGTTTGGATATGGAGGGAGTTAGTTTAGATTGGTGGGGAAGTAAAAGCGATGGTTGTACGTTGGCTTCTTGTCCTACGGCTGCAGGTATTGTTGTTGATGGTTGCCCGATTATTTGA